One uncultured Alphaproteobacteria bacterium genomic region harbors:
- a CDS encoding conserved hypothetical protein (Evidence 4 : Homologs of previously reported genes of unknown function) encodes MVVWTKERLDKLSREERASLYQNALNAGGTAGEELVKLIETSGLPYVNPTCPSDNSPTTRAIDDMIATEEVRQAIFQAAEQGLPALAGFDPLLQKALGADYGKHNMTTATAGDRVAQLMRSRGYREVGMRPLPKGCVARSAMLWAK; translated from the coding sequence ATGGTGGTATGGACGAAGGAACGGCTCGACAAGCTCTCGCGGGAGGAGCGGGCGAGCCTCTACCAGAACGCCTTGAATGCGGGCGGAACGGCGGGTGAGGAACTGGTGAAGCTGATCGAGACCAGCGGCCTGCCCTACGTCAATCCGACCTGCCCGAGCGACAACAGTCCCACCACCCGCGCAATCGACGACATGATCGCCACCGAGGAAGTCCGGCAGGCGATTTTCCAGGCAGCGGAGCAAGGTCTCCCCGCATTGGCTGGGTTCGATCCACTGCTTCAGAAGGCGCTCGGAGCCGATTATGGCAAGCACAACATGACCACCGCCACGGCGGGAGATCGAGTAGCGCAGTTGATGCGCAGCCGAGGCTACCGCGAGGTCGGAATGCGCCCCCTT